GAGATCGCAAAGACCACCGGTAAAACAATTTCGAGGAAAGCTGTTCTTGAGACATCCTCTGCAAGCGTTTTGGCTGAACTCTTAAAACAATATGATTGGCAATTGACATCCATGACGACCAGGATGATTGAAACTGCGCTCAATGATTTTGCCGCGCTTTCTTCACGCTTGACGGCGTTCCTGGAAATCAGCAAACGTATCAAATCTGCTGCGTAAAAATATTGGGCTGGTTGCCCTCGATTTCGCCCTCGCTCGGAATTTTAGGCCTAAAAAGCAAAGAAGCCAACGTCGTAAGTGACGTTGGCTTCTTTGTTTAACTGGTAGCGGGACCAGGATTTGGCCACTACGTCCCGACGGAGCGGGACTGCGTAGCCTCCCCTCGGTCGCTGATGCCGGTCTTTGACTTACGGCTTTTCGGGCCATGAGGCCCGCGCTTCCTCGCTTCAAATCCCGGCACCGCTCAAAAAAAAAGAGACAGGCAGAAATGCCTGTCTCTTTTCTACAATTGGTAGCGGGGCCAGGATTTGAACCTGGGACCTTTGGGTTATGAGCCCAACGAGCTACCGAGCTGCTCCACCCCGCGCCGTTGTTAGGTACCTGGAGAGAATAAGTCCGGAAAGGTGTGCCCTGAAGTGTTGGTTATTATAGCGGGGCCGGAAGGTTCTTACAAGGTTTGTTTTCCGGTGCAAAGACGGCAAGAAGTCAGGAACGGTAATTCATGCCCTTGGGATCGTAAACGCGCGGGGAAGGCGTTGGGGACGGAGACGGCGCGGGTGTGCCGGGAGCCCCCTCTTTTTCCGGGACGAATTTATAAACCATCTCGCCGGGGCGGACAAGGCCGAGCTCGTCGCGGATGACCTTCTCCAGATAATTCATGTCGTTCCGGAGAAGGTCGCGCTCTTCCTGGAGCGTCTTGATCTTCTCGTTCATCGAATC
This portion of the Verrucomicrobiia bacterium genome encodes:
- a CDS encoding septum formation initiator family protein, whose product is MRKPFIFLWMMTGITLVFFWVYLPVLSKYHDLKIQEDKTKRELDSMNEKIKTLQEERDLLRNDMNYLEKVIRDELGLVRPGEMVYKFVPEKEGAPGTPAPSPSPTPSPRVYDPKGMNYRS